GTGACAGTAAAAATATAGAGCTAAATATGTTGATGTGTTGCCCTTTTGCTGGCAGGTCTATTACTATCAGGCTGGAAAAGATGTCATTTCGACAGCTTTCGAAGGAAGGCTTACACCTCCGTCTGCTCCTGCTACATCCAGGAATGCCTCAATATTAATCAGCAACATGAAACCATCTGATGCTGGAGTCTACACCTGTGATGTTCACAACTTTCCTGATGTGGAAGGACAGTCTCAAGTCAACATCATTGTGAATGTTCTTGGTAAGTTGTTTAATGATCGAGCATCTGTATCCTCTTGACCCTAATTGATAAGTTAAGCATACTACATAAAACATAATGAACGTATTTCAGACCATAATCAGCATAAATATTTGCTTGCAAAGGTGTGTAGGGTATATTTGCATTTCCGAAAAGCAGAAGTTGGAGATTGTTCACACGCACCATGTAATTTAGACAGAGAAAAGCCTAAAGAGTCGATACTTTGTGCCTGCCTACCTCCTGGTGTTTATTCTTCTGCCAATGAGAGTGTGGAAAGGAAAAGCTGAAGCATCTGGTTTCTGAGAACAAAAAGAACGTGACTAACACTGAATAGAAATGCAGTAAGTGAAACAGAAGTAGTGAGAGTTCTACCTTTATCTTATAATTCcctcttttgattattttttttcctatgaAATATGTCAATGAACTTTTCACATCTGAGATTGCGGTTTCAATTACCGGTGTCGTAACATAAACAAATCTTTGAAAAATAATGGCCCTGAATAGTGTGATTAGAGAATTACATTCAGTCTGAATCCTCTCATTCACAGAGTTACCACGACAACCTAGCAGGCCTCAGTATCCTCAgtagtttccatggtaactgcagcaGTCTCCTCATTGTCAGTGTTGGAAATTAGAGTAGGACTGTGACTGCATCCTTGTACTGCATACAGAATATATAACAGCATCTGCTGCATGCTAACCACACTTCCTCCCTTTCATAACCTCTGCCTTTATGAAAGTGTTTGTCAGACAGCTTCTCCATACTAAATGGAATGTGTGCATAAGAGCTCTATGAATATGTATGGCTGTCTTCTTATCGATTATTAGGAGATCAAAGATGATTTTCCTCATCGCTAACTGTTACATAGTTAGAATAATGGTGATATTTTAGGGAAAAATGTGGAGTCtatcataatttatagtttgaaaaCTCAATGAAGAGCACAGTATGTTCTGAATCAACACTCTTTTGGAAGACAGGATTTATGTAAAGAAAACTTAATGGTAAAGTCATGTTGGTAATGTTATAACTGAACTTTCATGCAAGTGTACTGATGCTCAATGATAAGCAGGCAGGTTTTAGTACTTAAGTATTCATTTTCAGCTGAGGAACAAGTAACTCAAGGCCACACCTTGAGCATTTGATATCTCACAGTGACTAATTCTGAGGCATGTAACATCCAATTCAAGGTACGGTCACCAAAGAACTGACCTCTAAAGTTACAAAAGGCTTTTCCCATTTTGATAAAGCCTTTACGGATGAATATACATTATgctgaaaaagagattttatctcaagggacttcctggctaaataaaggttaaataaaagtaaaggttAGTATACGTGTCATGTGCTGCTTCTTGATTATATTTGTCTTTgatcatgtgtatgtgtgaattTGGTTGGCAAATGTTCATAACACATGTGATGTTTTATTGCTTGTATACATAGGTTTACATACATGTGCATGATAGATTTATACTGGAATGGATATGAAAAGGGCATGTATTCTAATTTGTAGACGGTGTTTTGCAGTAGAATTTGTAGCTCAGTGTCAAACATTCCTTAAACCCGCAATCAGTATTTCATagattttcacattttgaccaaatCTGTAAATGTATCATGAAAACTGCATGCAATAAACACTTcagaattattttttctttattagtgacccaCATTTGacttactactactcctactacttttattctggaagtgttTTACTTGTAGATCAGTGTTATGCATTATATGTGTGAATAAAACCAAACACTGTTGAACTGTCTCACCATATGCTGTTTAAAAGATGGTTTTAGCATAAAAATAATCAGGCCATTGGTAATGATAGTTCATTTTATGGTTTTATCATGGTTAAAGCTGGATCATATTTTGTGACAAgatggtcaggttttttttttgtttttggatacAACATATGCTTCTACTAAACTAAATATTTTAAAGAAAGAGCATCAAGAAGTTAGAAATCAGTTTAGTCATGAGTGTCTACTGATGATGAATGTGCTGCATGAGAAGGTAAAGTGGATTTAAGCCCCTTGTGCTGTCACTGTGATCTGTCAGAGAGGCCTTCTGTTCCTTACTGCTCCGTCCACGGTGATGTGGAATCAGGACACTTGGTCACACTGACCTGCCACAGCGAGCATGGGAGCCCAAAGCCAAAATACACCTGGATCCGACTGGATGAGACCAAGGCGAGGAGGCCTGTGATGGGAAGGAGtgagtactgtgtgtgtgtgcatgtgtgagtgcaaAGTCTTTATGTAAAAATGATTACCTTTCaacattttcacatttgtttCCACAGCAACTGAAAGTGGAATCCTGGAAATCAGAAACATATCTGAGTTTCAGTTCGGGGAGTACCAGTGCAATGCTTCCAACGTTGTGGGATTTTCCATTTGCACTGTGGAATTAAGCCCTGGTAAGTACACACACTGTGATTATCTGTGTTCACTTCAAGCTCTGCACAcagatatactgtacatacatccTTTTGTCCGTGTAGACGTAGGAGATGGGGTGGTTGCCGGTGCAGTGATTGGTGCTCTGCTCGGATGTGTCCTGATCATCCTGGTCGTGTGGTTCATCGCTCACACAGTGAAGAGAAAGAAATACAAAGCGGTCAATGTGTCAGAGGCCAACGAGATGAAGTAAGACATTTCATTCAGTGGAAGAGCAGCTGTTTTgatttagagcagtgtttctcaaactgtggggcaggcctCCCCAGGGGAGACGCTGAGGCTTGccgggggggggcatgggatcactccagggtgtttttcatttttcctcaggttagaacatgtagcaggtggaactaatgttttagcattggagcaccctggactcaatttagggatgtacaacaaatcaatctactgtcatggtgatctgtcactagactagacaaagagtttaggtttggagaatgaacAAGGACTTGACTGgagaagaaaaatgtgcaatgtttcggtttttgtacagtttgtactttaaccctttcatgcatagcggtcactacagtggacagttattctacagctgttctcttgtatattcatgggttttgttgttttcatttcatttcatttcagacaactttgctgttcttgataaacctgatctgcagtaaaatgtttgagagtaaatcaattgctatttgttattagactgtatttaacagttttctttcacattatctccatgaagtgaataataactagaattaaagtatactaaaatgtgagaaaacatcagattagctgctttaaaataatatttcatagttttcacacagtatatcactttctgatattgcattttaaatacatgtttcttttcttcaaaaattaaacgcatggtgtccggctgagtagACACTTTTGTAAcgccataaaaaacaggttcataaaaaatttcaatcatattatttttttcatgcctaaagaggaataaaaacattcagggaaaaaatcttgactaaggaccTTATAATTCaagcatcaaagggttaatattctgagatgtgcaatatAAACAGGCTCATTACAGCCATTGTTATTGTAAAAATGTTCATCTGTGTTACCAAAATTCGTTTGTTGTTCTGTAAAAAGTAAAttcattgtcatagttgtaaggtaACTGCgcatttactattttttttttctttgaaaaatattgtctcagggaaccgttttgttgagtttatttgtattgttcaagcaaaaatctaagttatttttaaattACACaccaaattattcaaggaaaagtaaaagctattgttacaatattgatgtttctttcaataaaagttataattgcaccactgttcctATGTTGTTGGGGTTGGGGGAAgagggcctggagatttttcgtcttccaaaggggggcctgagaGAAAAAgattaagaaccactgatttagaggaTTTTACATTAACTCTCTTTGTCCACTAGGAGGAGCACTCCACACGCCCAGGCAGCCCCTGAGGTTCCCACGACAACCACAGCTGACAGTAACCTGCATGCTGATGAAGAGGAACATCAAGCCTAAAAGAGGGTCTGGAAACACCTGGATGGTCACTAAGAAGTGTGTATCATTCTGAAATTGAATCAAATAGGCTGTTGTTTATATATAAGTTTGTATTTGCTTGCAAACCATGAATTCTTCGACAGCACAATTTTCATCACCTTCAGcatttgttcattgttttttactaaacttttcatttttatggatCCAGGGTGTTGTTCCTTACAGTTTACTGCTAGTGTGACATTTTAACCATATAAATCACTCATCCATTCAGGTATTAATTAGAACCCATGTTTGCTTTGTAAACCTTTGGTAATAAACTGTAGATGATGTCTGCCTGTACTATGTAACAACACAGAAGCAATTAAgattcaataaaaaatattatctCCTGAGTTGTATTTGCCATGTAGTGTGACGGTAAATGTAATTAAAGTGGAGGTAGACAGTGTGTGTACTTTAGATGTTTAAGTAATATAAGCTGttaaaccctttaaaccctaagccttaaATGGTCCgcctagactttttttttcttattttgactaattaAAAGGTTAGAACATATTCtgtgagtccatttgcccatttttccagggctcttattttttccagatctttcaaaatctggcaatcatttacaatttaccgcatgttataattctgctaataCAGCTTCTCCTCCAGCTTCTgatacaggcatgagtgaaattaccataataacCAAATAAAACCTATAATGCGCCgaatctcaggtttcagaaaccgttggaatttttcaaaTTGCACAAACACTGAAAGAGTTACAgacatccaaactgcatatgcgcagggtgtgtcagctatgacacgtcaggttttaacgagttaagtcaaagttcaagtttCATGCAGCTAGAAATCTCCAAACTCATTACCTTCTCCAAATGAATTATGGAAATGTTGCAGTGCTCAACCTTATttattataaaagtaaatattaaacAACCCTTTCTGTGAACTAGCCAAATCAGTAAATCTGATGTAACGCAACTTGGCAAAGCATGATGGGTTTTTTGGCAAGAGTGAGTGCAGCAGAGACCTACATTCATTTTCCTATTACTGTGAAATATATAGGAGATGTCTGACAGCGACATGGAGCCAAAGTCATATATGAGCTTACATATAATATATACTATGACTAAATCACATGTTAGTACCTATACTAGCTTCATTTTCAGTCACCTTGCCTGAAAACTTTGCTCAGACAACCCTAACATCATACATCACTGTCAAATTTGCACGACACCTACTGTAAAATTAGGAATAGTTAGTTTGGCCAAATCCTAATACAGAAACAGATATGTGGAACAATGTGACTATTTAATGCTATCTTCACATGCTTTTTTctaaaacaaaacatgatttcaTCTGGCTTACATGTAGAGCAATATTACCcatacaaaaattttaaaaaactattattgattatttatggAATATTGCTATGTTTAAAGCATAATTCAAGTGGCAGTGGAAAAACAATTGCACCAGCTGTGTATTACAAGTTAAAAAATTGGAGTTTTGTAATATAAATTAAAAGCTGACAGGGCACTGAGGAATAGGGATCCTCTTGTCCAGTCTTAGGCCTGCAGACCAAAGCCACGTGCAGCGCTGAGGACATCATCTCTGGTCAGGTAACATCCACAGAGCTGCCTCACACCGGTGAAAGACTCCCTCCCATGCATGACACGCCAGTTGTCAATGAAAAGTACCTAATGATGAATGAAAAGGAGAAAATATGTAGGTTAACATTACACAAAAATAGGACCGATGACCCTGTAGCTCACTGGCATGTTGTATCAAGAATCAAtatcaagttgaatttgtgaggttatcAGGTTCTGGTGccatgttagagtcctgtggtcttgatgcaggagatcattttcccaatagaagtgggtggtactttgacTGTAGGATAACtcagctaattaaatgaaagtccatatatgacttcctatcagtgctcaatagtaactatattgatatctctaaccatttccatgttataaggcaggggtgtcaaactcattttagttcaggggccacatacagcctaatatgatataaagtgggccggacaagtaaaataatgtaaataataggataagaacttagaaataatatcaactccaaagttttctctatgttttttagtgaaaaaaagtaaaattctgttattaaaatgtttacatctacgaaccatacttgattgcaacatgaacaaatatgaacaacctgaaaattcttgagaaaagtaagtgtaattttaacaatattacaccttagtttatcatttatatatatatgcatcacaacttacagatcacagtggatctacaaatacacacaacatttgaatattgttaaaatactacatacttctcttaagacagtttagattgttcatattttttgtgaaaagccagtctgtaaatgtaaacatttttgtgtaattttacttttttgacagtaaaacaaaaagaaaaaaaaaattgcttttttttcattatttataggttattatgatagtattttactggtctgacccactttagattgaacatccttgattgttaatatcttcagtgtaatttttacatttcacaaattcatccaaagggccagactggaccctctggtgggccgaatttggcccccgggccgcatgtttgacacctgtgttataaggCATCataatatggcccattataagtaaagccacatttttaacatttaaaaattcataaaaaattcaaaaatctaaatttcacaaAACCAtgtacaaactttgtagacattttcccaaggaagctacatgtaaaatttgaaatgaatccaaccagtagtttcatcagaggaTATGTTTATACACATTAGCTCATGGCCTTTTAGCTGTAgagcaaataaaaacagcaaacaacTCCAACAACTGCACTATGAAATATGACATAATCATGTATGAATCTAACGTAAGTGTGATGTATATAACCAAATGTatgtacagttctgtgcaaaagtcccaGCCAAACATTAGGTTTATTGCTTCAGTAAAGTTCGAATGGCCACACAGATGCATTTCTAAGTTTCTGTATTAAAATATAATCTGGATATATAGGAAGCATATACAACcttaaaaactaaaatttcagggaaaaacacatcagatgtttctagCTGTTTGTGCTGCTTGTTGTCATGAGATcaagggtcacactaaatagtgactttaacctttagaacacatttagttcagtttttgtgtcttaTAAGGCTGTacatgtatttcctgtattttcttgttgtagctgaagaaaacagaatgacaaataaatatgcatgctcatttcaaccctgtaaaaacaacaacaaggttAAAGGTAAACTGAGACTTTTGCACCATGctgtatgtataagttttgtgGATCTACATTTAAGTTTGAAAGAACATTTTTCATATAAAGTCAGGTATTATCAGTACTGCTTTTAGTGATTTCAGTTCTTAAATCTCGTGCAAGTTGTAAAT
The Sphaeramia orbicularis chromosome 14, fSphaOr1.1, whole genome shotgun sequence DNA segment above includes these coding regions:
- the LOC115433473 gene encoding V-set and immunoglobulin domain-containing protein 1-like, translating into MSPMLCLTVLLSLMGCVELITVKTPQKQVNVTTGGTVLLQCTFVTTQETTSLNIQWEFVSSADMKTQQVYYYQAGKDVISTAFEGRLTPPSAPATSRNASILISNMKPSDAGVYTCDVHNFPDVEGQSQVNIIVNVLERPSVPYCSVHGDVESGHLVTLTCHSEHGSPKPKYTWIRLDETKARRPVMGRTTESGILEIRNISEFQFGEYQCNASNVVGFSICTVELSPDVGDGVVAGAVIGALLGCVLIILVVWFIAHTVKRKKYKAVNVSEANEMKRSTPHAQAAPEVPTTTTADSNLHADEEEHQA